From the Luteolibacter arcticus genome, one window contains:
- a CDS encoding peroxiredoxin family protein, producing the protein MRFSLLVASVLVAGSLSALAGTPQQADGVRRSYEADFKAWVLKLHVAGSDAERNKIAEERPDAAAAAKRMWATIQPNLAEPWSVEPAAWLLRISSGQVTQGENGMAKPLLGEAAIAIRAAVEKYHLSDKNLSPMCLALVASPDPASLTLLEKVERGNPDKKVQGVAALGIAMLLKDLSDEPEVMRRRLTMLKKAIIESSDVEVNGVSVAKLAEDELYIIRFLSKGREAPDLAGMDSGGRPMKLSDYQGKTVVLLFWRSEEVGTQELCEMVKKIRARFTGKPFEIVGVNRDPQASLRQLQASGMVDWPNFSDPDGKLTGEYRVGVWPLAYVLDGSRKIHYTGAMGSFVELTAAAVMADK; encoded by the coding sequence ATGCGTTTTTCACTCCTCGTCGCGTCGGTGCTGGTCGCCGGCAGCCTTTCCGCCCTTGCCGGGACGCCCCAGCAGGCGGATGGCGTCCGCCGTTCGTATGAGGCGGATTTCAAGGCGTGGGTGCTGAAATTGCACGTGGCCGGGAGTGATGCGGAGCGCAACAAAATCGCCGAGGAGCGGCCGGATGCCGCCGCGGCAGCCAAGCGGATGTGGGCGACGATCCAGCCGAATCTGGCGGAGCCATGGTCGGTGGAGCCGGCGGCATGGCTGCTGAGAATTTCCTCCGGACAGGTGACCCAAGGCGAGAATGGGATGGCCAAGCCGCTGCTGGGCGAGGCGGCCATCGCAATCCGTGCCGCGGTGGAAAAGTATCACTTGTCCGACAAGAACCTGTCCCCGATGTGCCTGGCACTGGTCGCTTCGCCGGATCCGGCGTCGCTGACGCTGCTGGAGAAGGTCGAGCGCGGAAATCCCGACAAAAAGGTCCAAGGAGTAGCCGCACTGGGGATCGCCATGTTGCTCAAGGACTTGAGCGACGAGCCGGAGGTGATGCGGCGTCGCCTGACGATGCTGAAGAAGGCGATCATCGAAAGCAGTGACGTGGAGGTCAACGGGGTGAGCGTGGCGAAGCTGGCCGAGGACGAGTTGTATATCATCCGCTTCCTCAGCAAGGGCCGCGAGGCTCCTGACCTGGCCGGCATGGATTCCGGTGGCCGGCCGATGAAGCTTTCGGACTATCAGGGAAAGACCGTGGTGCTGCTGTTCTGGCGGTCCGAGGAAGTCGGCACGCAAGAGTTGTGCGAGATGGTGAAGAAGATACGCGCCCGATTCACCGGCAAGCCGTTCGAGATCGTAGGCGTGAACCGCGATCCGCAGGCGTCGCTGCGCCAACTCCAGGCTTCGGGCATGGTGGATTGGCCGAACTTCTCCGACCCCGATGGCAAGTTGACCGGTGAATACCGCGTCGGCGTGTGGCCCTTGGCCTATGTGCTCGATGGCAGCCGCAAGATCCACTACACCGGCGCGATGGGCTCCTTTGTCGAACTCACCGCCGCGGCAGTGATGGCGGACAAGTGA
- a CDS encoding glycosyltransferase family protein, whose amino-acid sequence MRIVHAANLQLDKDGAHLWNQDQKIHHGLIRLGHFVYPFSINDRARMLSPTKSKTFGKGRANKALIETCRNVHPDLLILGHAQFISADTLREIRRILPSIRIGLWYVDPLWDVEETKHLRDRLEVLDALFCSTGGALLEALARPNCPAAFIPSAVDAGIECHRAFETPESEILHDLLFFGRDKGEPGRRAFLQELKAKLPELRVGYYGCLDQAGIFGWEKEQVIRRSKMALNLSRRSDVALYSSSRIAELMGNGILTLTPRGAGLEGLYGEDEIAYYDDINDLATKVRHFSQDAGQRIATARRGWERNHREYNGTEIARFIVNLTRRDDAWKSAPWAAHVHPR is encoded by the coding sequence ATGCGCATCGTCCACGCCGCAAACCTGCAGCTCGATAAGGACGGCGCGCACCTGTGGAACCAGGACCAAAAGATCCACCACGGCCTCATCCGGCTCGGGCACTTCGTTTATCCATTCTCGATCAATGACCGCGCACGGATGCTCTCGCCGACCAAGAGCAAGACCTTCGGCAAAGGCCGCGCGAACAAGGCGCTGATCGAGACCTGCCGCAACGTCCACCCGGACCTGCTCATCCTCGGCCACGCGCAGTTTATCTCGGCGGACACCCTTCGTGAAATCCGCCGCATCCTGCCATCCATCCGGATCGGCCTGTGGTATGTCGATCCCTTGTGGGACGTGGAAGAGACGAAGCACCTGCGCGACCGTCTGGAGGTGCTCGATGCGCTGTTCTGCTCTACCGGCGGAGCCTTGTTAGAAGCACTCGCCCGGCCGAATTGCCCGGCCGCGTTCATCCCGAGTGCCGTGGATGCAGGCATCGAGTGCCACCGCGCATTCGAGACGCCGGAATCGGAGATCCTTCACGACCTGCTCTTCTTCGGTCGCGACAAGGGCGAGCCGGGGCGCCGTGCCTTCCTACAGGAACTCAAGGCGAAGCTCCCCGAACTGCGCGTCGGCTACTACGGTTGCCTCGACCAAGCGGGTATCTTCGGCTGGGAAAAGGAGCAGGTCATCCGCCGTTCCAAGATGGCGCTGAACCTCTCCCGCCGCTCGGATGTGGCGCTCTACTCCTCGTCCCGCATCGCGGAACTGATGGGCAATGGCATCCTCACCCTCACCCCCCGGGGCGCAGGGCTGGAGGGACTCTACGGCGAAGACGAAATCGCCTACTACGACGACATCAATGATCTCGCCACCAAGGTCCGGCACTTCTCGCAAGACGCAGGCCAACGCATCGCGACAGCGCGCAGGGGCTGGGAGCGCAACCACCGCGAATATAACGGAACGGAGATCGCACGCTTCATCGTCAACCTGACCCGCCGCGACGATGCATGGAAGAGCGCCCCGTGGGCGGCGCATGTCCATCCAAGATAG
- the dnaB gene encoding replicative DNA helicase, whose protein sequence is MAVDTKPARPTADSPSLHASDPASMGQDVMRAMPHALGPEKSILSSMLKDPEQWIGMSLEEGLTREHFYLPGHGLLFETLRDLNAKGQEIELVSLVQLLHDRGNLDSVGGPAAITDIFTYAPNAAHFSNHLSLVKDKFVLRSIIRTCTEAVSEAFENPEETVSLLDRVETSVLGIRQGNETTRGFHIKQSVGEVISHFEALLSGDVEVQGAPTGYSDLDRMCKGLKPGEMFVVAARPSMGKTSFMMNVAEHICVDQGVPSMVFSCEMTAFQIVQRLVFSRARFAMAQMGKGFKPKKEDLLRIKRAAEEIASSKLFVDDTPGILIDTLRAKARRRKREDNIGFIAIDYLQLLKSGSKQAQNSREREIGEISAGIKGLAKELELPILVLAQLNRGPEGRTGKSLGVPRMSDLRESGTIEQDADMIGLLYRTAYYAETEEEKEQEAGKAELLLSKNRNGETGHVPLTFIAELMRFETRARDEHDRGVE, encoded by the coding sequence ATGGCCGTCGATACCAAGCCCGCTCGCCCCACCGCCGATTCCCCTTCCCTGCACGCCTCCGATCCCGCCTCTATGGGACAGGACGTGATGCGGGCCATGCCCCACGCGCTGGGGCCCGAGAAGAGCATCCTTTCCTCGATGCTCAAGGACCCCGAGCAATGGATCGGCATGTCGCTTGAGGAAGGCCTGACCCGCGAGCACTTCTACCTTCCCGGCCACGGACTGCTTTTCGAGACCCTCCGCGACCTCAACGCCAAGGGCCAGGAGATCGAACTAGTGTCGCTGGTCCAGCTCCTCCACGACCGCGGCAATCTCGACAGCGTCGGCGGTCCGGCGGCCATCACCGACATCTTCACCTACGCGCCGAATGCCGCGCACTTCAGCAATCACCTCTCGCTGGTAAAGGACAAGTTCGTCCTGCGGTCGATCATCCGCACTTGCACCGAAGCCGTCTCCGAGGCCTTCGAAAATCCCGAGGAAACCGTATCGCTGCTCGACCGGGTCGAGACCAGCGTGCTCGGCATCCGCCAAGGCAACGAGACCACCCGCGGCTTCCACATCAAGCAATCCGTCGGCGAGGTGATCAGCCACTTCGAGGCGCTGCTCTCCGGGGACGTGGAGGTGCAGGGCGCCCCGACCGGCTACTCCGACCTCGACCGCATGTGCAAGGGCCTGAAGCCCGGTGAAATGTTCGTCGTCGCCGCCCGTCCCTCGATGGGCAAGACCTCGTTCATGATGAACGTGGCAGAGCACATCTGCGTCGACCAGGGCGTTCCGAGCATGGTCTTCTCCTGCGAAATGACGGCGTTCCAGATCGTGCAACGTCTTGTCTTCTCACGCGCCCGCTTCGCGATGGCCCAGATGGGCAAGGGCTTCAAACCGAAGAAGGAGGACCTGCTGCGCATCAAGCGCGCCGCCGAGGAGATTGCCTCATCGAAGCTGTTCGTGGACGACACCCCGGGCATCCTCATCGACACCCTGCGCGCGAAGGCCCGCCGGCGGAAGCGCGAGGACAATATCGGCTTCATCGCGATCGACTACCTCCAGCTCCTGAAGTCCGGTTCGAAGCAGGCACAGAACTCCCGCGAACGTGAAATCGGTGAAATTTCTGCCGGCATCAAGGGCCTCGCCAAGGAGCTCGAACTGCCGATCCTCGTCCTCGCCCAGCTCAACCGCGGCCCGGAAGGCCGGACCGGCAAGTCGCTCGGTGTGCCCCGCATGTCCGACCTTCGCGAATCCGGCACCATCGAGCAGGACGCCGACATGATCGGCCTGCTCTACCGGACCGCCTACTATGCCGAGACCGAAGAGGAAAAGGAACAGGAAGCGGGCAAGGCCGAGCTGCTGCTCTCGAAGAACCGTAACGGTGAAACGGGCCACGTGCCGCTGACCTTCATCGCCGAGCTGATGCGCTTCGAAACCCGCGCACGCGACGAGCACGATCGTGGAGTGGAGTGA
- a CDS encoding c-type cytochrome domain-containing protein, translating to MGAIALANRATILVLPFLAAGLSSAADKVTYDDQVLPIFQQSCLNCHNPDKAKGGLDLSTFSGAMKGGSGGKIAEPGDAGSKLISVVTHAAEPKMPPEGDKLGGEQINLLKAWIEGGLLENKSSSARKPSKPKFDTALKSAADQKPEGPPPMPADVLLDPPVLAARASSVNAIASSPWAPLLAVTGQRQVLLFDTNSLELTGVLPFPEGDPVSLAFTPNARYLIVGGGVPGKSGVTVTFDVVTGERMLVAGKEFDSVLASDLKPDLSLVATGSPSRLIKVWKAEDGSQLHSIKKHTDWVTALDFSPDGILLATGDRNGGVWVWEADSGSEYLTLRAHQAGITATAFRGDSNLLATASEDGTVRFWEMNGGTEVKKLDAHPGGVLAFAWARDGSFITSGRDRVVKLWKPDFNLLREFKDQPDLPVAVAFDSEGKRAFAADYRGQIAVWDVASGNPGGSFDANPPSVEQRLVSLREEIRKQPEVTSASETAANEAQQKLADARKRLTDSESALQQTREAHAAAVKAKQEHEQKLSHANQQLPPKREQAAQARGRLDTANKEAEAKKAAIGAVDQRIASADQESQAAAAELKRLEDELAKARAEDRKDAIATLEGSVNAQRPKAEAAASALEQIRSERAREQGALSEIEGRQKAATEETTKLDAEVAALAKDAETLPAMLAGATQAAAEGEGKIKECEGAIAPARDAIGPAEKGEQEAAAKLEQTKQRLSWLQDRERHWSAAGVNAESLKTRAEADRQDAEAEGLVADFQEQMKALDEQSAALAAARQEVADREAKHAAQLKSETPAEPKAIEEAAKDLESHRGKVRELEGKLAATTASLAEAKAKLDAALPAAHALRAKAEDLKARYLALRASK from the coding sequence ATGGGTGCAATCGCTTTGGCAAATCGCGCAACCATCCTCGTCCTCCCCTTCCTCGCCGCCGGCCTTTCGTCCGCGGCGGACAAGGTCACCTACGACGACCAGGTGCTGCCGATCTTCCAGCAGAGCTGCCTGAACTGCCACAATCCCGACAAGGCAAAGGGCGGTCTCGACCTCTCGACCTTCTCCGGTGCGATGAAGGGCGGCTCGGGCGGCAAGATCGCTGAACCGGGCGATGCGGGCTCAAAGCTGATTTCCGTCGTCACGCACGCCGCGGAACCCAAGATGCCGCCCGAGGGCGACAAGCTCGGCGGCGAGCAGATCAATCTGCTCAAGGCATGGATCGAGGGCGGATTGTTAGAGAACAAGAGCTCCTCGGCCCGGAAGCCCTCGAAGCCGAAATTCGACACCGCGCTCAAGTCGGCCGCCGACCAGAAGCCGGAAGGCCCGCCGCCGATGCCTGCGGATGTCTTGCTAGACCCGCCGGTGCTCGCGGCTCGGGCGTCCTCGGTCAATGCCATCGCCTCCTCGCCATGGGCCCCGCTGCTGGCGGTCACCGGGCAGCGCCAGGTGCTGCTGTTCGATACGAACTCACTTGAGCTCACCGGCGTGCTGCCCTTTCCCGAGGGCGATCCCGTCTCGCTCGCCTTCACGCCGAATGCCCGCTACCTGATCGTCGGTGGCGGCGTGCCGGGGAAATCCGGCGTCACCGTCACCTTCGACGTGGTCACGGGCGAGCGCATGCTGGTGGCCGGGAAGGAATTCGACAGCGTGCTGGCCAGCGACCTCAAGCCGGACCTGTCGCTCGTCGCCACTGGCTCCCCTTCCCGCCTGATCAAGGTCTGGAAGGCCGAGGATGGCTCGCAGCTCCACTCGATCAAGAAGCACACCGACTGGGTCACCGCGCTCGATTTCTCGCCGGATGGCATCCTGCTGGCGACCGGTGATCGCAATGGCGGCGTGTGGGTCTGGGAAGCCGATAGCGGCAGCGAATATCTAACCCTGCGCGCCCACCAGGCCGGCATCACGGCGACAGCCTTCCGCGGCGATTCCAACCTGCTCGCAACGGCGTCCGAGGATGGCACCGTGCGCTTCTGGGAAATGAACGGCGGCACCGAGGTCAAGAAGCTCGATGCCCATCCCGGCGGCGTGCTCGCCTTCGCGTGGGCTCGTGACGGCTCCTTCATCACCTCTGGCCGCGACCGCGTGGTGAAGCTGTGGAAGCCGGACTTCAATCTCCTGCGCGAGTTCAAGGACCAGCCGGACTTGCCGGTGGCGGTGGCCTTCGACAGCGAGGGCAAGCGGGCCTTCGCCGCCGACTACCGTGGCCAGATCGCCGTGTGGGATGTGGCCAGCGGCAATCCAGGCGGAAGCTTCGATGCGAATCCACCCTCGGTGGAGCAGCGCCTGGTCTCCCTCCGCGAGGAGATCCGCAAGCAACCCGAGGTCACTTCCGCCTCCGAAACCGCCGCCAACGAAGCCCAGCAGAAGCTCGCCGACGCCCGCAAGCGCCTGACGGATTCTGAAAGCGCGCTCCAACAGACCCGCGAGGCCCACGCCGCAGCGGTGAAGGCCAAGCAGGAGCACGAGCAAAAACTCTCCCACGCCAACCAGCAGCTTCCGCCGAAACGGGAGCAGGCGGCCCAAGCCCGCGGTCGCCTCGATACCGCCAACAAGGAAGCCGAAGCGAAGAAAGCCGCCATCGGGGCCGTGGATCAGCGCATTGCGAGCGCCGACCAAGAGAGCCAAGCCGCAGCCGCGGAATTGAAGCGCCTCGAAGACGAACTGGCCAAAGCCCGCGCCGAGGACCGCAAAGACGCCATTGCCACCTTGGAGGGCTCGGTCAATGCCCAGCGCCCGAAGGCTGAAGCAGCCGCCTCCGCCCTCGAACAAATTCGCTCAGAACGAGCCCGGGAGCAGGGTGCCCTTTCCGAAATCGAAGGTCGCCAGAAGGCCGCCACCGAAGAGACCACCAAGCTCGACGCCGAGGTCGCCGCGCTTGCCAAGGATGCCGAGACCCTCCCCGCCATGCTGGCCGGTGCCACCCAGGCCGCCGCCGAGGGCGAGGGCAAGATCAAGGAGTGTGAGGGCGCCATCGCACCGGCACGCGACGCCATCGGACCCGCCGAGAAAGGCGAGCAAGAAGCCGCCGCGAAGCTGGAACAAACCAAGCAGCGGCTATCGTGGCTTCAAGACCGCGAACGCCACTGGAGTGCCGCCGGGGTGAACGCCGAATCCCTGAAAACCCGCGCCGAGGCGGATCGTCAGGACGCCGAGGCCGAAGGACTCGTGGCGGATTTCCAGGAGCAGATGAAGGCGCTCGACGAGCAATCCGCCGCCCTTGCCGCTGCCCGGCAAGAAGTCGCGGACCGTGAGGCCAAGCACGCCGCCCAGCTCAAGTCAGAGACCCCGGCCGAGCCGAAGGCAATCGAAGAAGCGGCCAAGGATTTGGAAAGCCATCGCGGCAAGGTCCGCGAACTTGAAGGGAAACTCGCCGCGACCACCGCGTCGCTTGCGGAGGCCAAGGCCAAGCTCGATGCCGCCCTCCCCGCCGCCCACGCCCTGCGCGCCAAGGCCGAGGACCTGAAGGCCCGTTACCTCGCCCTCCGCGCCTCAAAGTGA
- a CDS encoding PSD1 and planctomycete cytochrome C domain-containing protein encodes MPSGFPTPALLLAFALPTLSGASESFEKARLILETKCVSCHHPDKTKGDLLLTTREQFLKGGESGPALVLEHLEKSELLIRVKLDEDDDEIMPPKGKPLTPEEIAILEAWMKEGAPWPEGMVLAPRPKTALPEWNAAPDPEIAAIEAFPKAVSLETNADFHKVLAIARFKDAGTQDITRQIKASVADPTVAKLEGTLLKPLKDGSTTLTLEYRGLKTEVPVTVKDATKPRPISFQLDVMPVLTSAGCNTGSCHGSARGKDGFHLGLFGFDPQGDHFRLTREQPGRRVNLALPEESLLVTKAVGSVPHTGGKLFEKGSANYETLVAWIKSGAEYDQGEITKPTGITVEPPQLVLKGEDLETPFTVKATYSDGTDRDVTPLSSFSTSNDNSVSINPRSGLSTSKNRGEAFLLGRFMTFTEVAQAIVIPKALDYTRPELAEFNYIDKHVHEKLHKLRIIPAPLCDDETFLRRVFVDVVGKLPEPSEREKFLADTNPKKREALVDELIGRKEFSEMWVMKWAELLQIRTFNNGPAQVSYKAALGYYNWLRDRISGNQPFNEIVRELLSSEGGTFSSPATNFFQIEQDTLKLTENVAQVFMGTRIQCAQCHNHPFDRWTMDDYYGFASFFAQVKRKPAEDPRERIVFDGNGEVPHLVTKKPVKPRFLGTKTPDDFGKTSRREAMAEWLTSTDNPWFARNVANVAWAHFFGVGITDPVDDVRISNPPANPELLAALSGKFVEYDYDLRKLVRDICTSRTYQLSSATNETNETDTRNFSRAMVRRIRAEVLLDCISQVTQTPNKFKGLPLGSSAVQIADGNTSTYFLTTFGRATRATVCSCEVKMEPNLSQALHLLNGDATHNRIQQGKIVQTMLEQKKAPEEVIRHLYLRTVNREPVPTEMEKLMAAVNEGKNPNEKQQILNDVFWALLNSKEFIFNH; translated from the coding sequence ATGCCATCCGGTTTTCCGACGCCTGCACTCCTTCTGGCATTCGCGCTCCCCACCCTGTCGGGGGCATCGGAGTCGTTTGAGAAGGCGCGGCTGATCCTGGAGACGAAGTGCGTCTCCTGCCACCACCCGGACAAGACCAAGGGCGACCTGCTGCTGACGACCCGCGAGCAATTCCTCAAGGGCGGCGAGTCGGGTCCGGCGCTGGTGCTGGAGCACCTCGAAAAGTCGGAACTGCTCATCCGGGTAAAGCTGGACGAGGACGACGACGAGATCATGCCGCCGAAGGGCAAGCCGCTCACACCCGAGGAGATCGCCATTTTGGAGGCATGGATGAAGGAAGGCGCGCCGTGGCCGGAAGGCATGGTGCTCGCCCCGCGCCCGAAAACGGCGCTGCCCGAGTGGAACGCCGCCCCAGATCCGGAGATCGCGGCGATCGAGGCATTCCCGAAGGCCGTGTCGCTTGAGACGAACGCTGATTTTCACAAGGTGCTGGCGATCGCCCGCTTCAAGGATGCCGGCACGCAGGACATCACCCGCCAGATCAAGGCGAGCGTCGCGGACCCGACGGTCGCGAAGCTGGAAGGGACGCTGCTCAAGCCGCTGAAGGACGGCAGCACCACGCTGACACTCGAGTATCGCGGCCTCAAGACGGAGGTGCCAGTCACCGTGAAGGATGCCACGAAGCCGCGCCCGATCTCCTTCCAGCTCGATGTGATGCCGGTGCTGACTTCCGCTGGCTGCAATACCGGCTCATGCCACGGCTCGGCCCGCGGCAAGGATGGCTTTCACCTCGGCCTCTTCGGCTTCGATCCGCAGGGAGATCATTTCCGCCTGACCCGGGAGCAGCCCGGCCGTCGGGTCAATCTGGCACTGCCCGAAGAGTCGCTGCTAGTGACCAAGGCGGTGGGCTCCGTCCCACATACAGGTGGCAAACTTTTCGAGAAAGGCAGTGCGAACTACGAGACGCTGGTCGCCTGGATCAAGTCCGGTGCCGAGTATGATCAGGGCGAAATCACGAAACCAACCGGGATCACGGTGGAACCGCCCCAGCTCGTGCTGAAGGGCGAAGACCTGGAGACGCCATTCACGGTGAAAGCCACCTACTCGGATGGCACGGACCGCGACGTGACTCCCCTTTCCTCGTTCTCCACCTCGAACGACAACTCGGTCTCAATAAATCCCCGCAGCGGTCTATCGACCTCCAAGAACCGCGGCGAGGCCTTCCTGTTAGGCCGGTTCATGACCTTCACCGAGGTCGCGCAGGCGATCGTCATCCCGAAGGCCCTCGACTACACCCGGCCGGAGCTAGCGGAGTTCAACTACATCGACAAGCACGTCCACGAGAAGCTGCACAAGCTGCGCATCATCCCCGCACCCTTGTGCGACGACGAGACCTTCCTGCGGCGGGTGTTCGTCGATGTCGTGGGCAAATTGCCAGAGCCCTCCGAGCGGGAGAAATTCCTCGCCGACACCAATCCGAAGAAGCGCGAGGCGTTGGTGGATGAACTCATCGGCCGCAAGGAGTTCTCGGAGATGTGGGTGATGAAGTGGGCGGAGCTTCTCCAGATCCGCACCTTCAACAACGGGCCCGCGCAAGTTTCCTACAAGGCGGCGCTCGGTTACTACAACTGGCTGCGCGATCGCATCTCCGGCAACCAGCCGTTCAATGAGATCGTCCGCGAGCTACTCTCGTCGGAAGGCGGCACCTTCTCTAGCCCGGCGACGAACTTCTTCCAGATCGAGCAGGACACCCTGAAGCTCACCGAGAATGTCGCGCAGGTCTTCATGGGCACCCGGATCCAGTGCGCCCAGTGCCACAACCATCCCTTCGACCGGTGGACCATGGATGACTACTACGGCTTCGCCTCGTTCTTCGCGCAAGTGAAACGCAAGCCCGCCGAAGACCCGAGGGAGCGGATCGTCTTCGATGGCAATGGCGAGGTGCCGCATTTGGTAACGAAGAAGCCGGTGAAGCCCCGCTTCCTCGGGACCAAGACGCCTGACGACTTCGGGAAGACGTCCCGCCGCGAGGCGATGGCCGAGTGGCTGACTTCCACCGACAACCCGTGGTTCGCCCGGAATGTCGCCAATGTCGCGTGGGCTCATTTCTTCGGCGTGGGCATCACCGATCCTGTGGATGACGTGCGGATCTCCAATCCGCCGGCGAATCCCGAGCTGTTGGCGGCGCTTTCCGGGAAGTTCGTCGAATACGACTACGACCTGCGGAAGCTGGTGCGCGACATCTGCACCTCCCGCACCTATCAGCTTTCCAGCGCGACCAACGAGACGAACGAAACCGATACGCGTAACTTCTCCCGCGCCATGGTCCGGCGGATCCGCGCCGAAGTCCTTCTGGATTGCATCTCCCAGGTGACCCAGACGCCGAACAAGTTCAAGGGCCTGCCGCTCGGCTCGAGCGCCGTCCAGATCGCCGACGGCAATACCTCCACCTACTTCCTCACCACCTTTGGCCGGGCCACGCGCGCCACGGTCTGCTCCTGCGAGGTGAAGATGGAGCCGAACCTTTCCCAAGCACTCCACCTCCTCAACGGCGACGCCACCCACAACCGCATCCAGCAAGGCAAGATCGTGCAGACGATGCTGGAGCAGAAAAAAGCTCCGGAGGAGGTCATCCGTCACCTCTATCTCAGGACCGTGAACCGCGAGCCGGTACCCACGGAAATGGAGAAACTGATGGCCGCCGTAAACGAGGGGAAGAACCCCAACGAGAAGCAGCAGATACTCAATGATGTGTTCTGGGCGCTGCTGAACTCCAAGGAGTTCATCTTCAACCATTGA
- a CDS encoding ThuA domain-containing protein has product MKPILHLCLPLALASSALADDSWIVFEGKSGPGKGKHVVLVSGDEEYRSEESFPMLGKLLAEKHGFKCTVLFPVDLKTGEINPDEQTNIPGIESIDSADFLILGLRFRELPDDKMKHIVDYVEAGKPLLGLRTSTHAFNYTRKKDSPYASWSFNSNGGFGKKILGETWINHHGNHGKESTRGMIEEANKTHPLLTGVTDVWGPTDVYGVTKLPDDATVLLRGSVLTGMKPEDEPVAGKKNEPMMPVAWVRDRKLDSGKTQKVICSTMGAATDFEKPGLLRFVVNSTYWACSLPVPEKLDAKPVGEFKPSNFGFKGYKKGVKPADLK; this is encoded by the coding sequence ATGAAGCCCATCCTTCACCTCTGCCTCCCCCTCGCTCTCGCCTCTTCCGCCCTGGCTGACGATTCTTGGATTGTTTTCGAAGGCAAATCCGGCCCGGGCAAGGGCAAGCATGTGGTGCTGGTCAGCGGCGACGAGGAATACCGCTCCGAGGAGTCCTTCCCGATGCTCGGCAAGCTGCTGGCCGAGAAGCACGGCTTCAAGTGCACGGTGCTCTTCCCGGTCGACCTGAAAACCGGCGAAATCAATCCAGACGAGCAGACCAATATCCCCGGCATCGAGTCGATCGACTCGGCCGACTTCCTGATCCTCGGCCTGCGTTTCCGCGAGCTGCCGGATGACAAGATGAAGCACATTGTCGACTACGTGGAGGCCGGAAAGCCGCTGCTCGGCCTGCGCACCTCGACCCACGCCTTCAACTACACCCGCAAGAAGGACAGCCCGTATGCCTCGTGGTCGTTCAACTCCAACGGCGGCTTCGGGAAGAAGATCCTGGGCGAAACGTGGATCAACCACCACGGCAACCACGGCAAGGAAAGCACCCGCGGCATGATCGAGGAGGCGAACAAGACGCATCCCCTGCTCACCGGCGTCACCGACGTGTGGGGCCCGACCGACGTCTATGGCGTCACCAAGCTGCCCGACGACGCGACAGTCCTGCTGCGCGGCTCCGTGCTGACCGGCATGAAGCCCGAAGACGAGCCAGTGGCCGGCAAGAAGAACGAACCGATGATGCCGGTGGCTTGGGTCCGCGACCGCAAGCTCGACAGCGGCAAGACCCAGAAGGTGATCTGCTCGACGATGGGCGCGGCGACCGATTTCGAAAAGCCGGGCCTGCTTCGTTTCGTGGTGAACTCGACCTACTGGGCCTGCAGTCTGCCGGTCCCGGAGAAGCTCGATGCCAAGCCGGTGGGCGAATTCAAGCCATCGAATTTCGGCTTCAAGGGCTATAAGAAGGGCGTGAAGCCAGCGGACCTGAAGTGA
- a CDS encoding endonuclease/exonuclease/phosphatase family protein yields MKWILLSGLLATLSTCDREAPRARAVTEDGSLSLTLATFNIRYENPSESDWRAWRNRIGRLVKSIRSMNPDVFGVQECLHGQAADLRASLPDYDFHGVGRDDGKRGGEYAAIFFRSDRFEKTDGGTFWLSDEPEKPGSMNWGNTYPRTVTWVRLVDRSSGRGFCVFNTHWDHRNQYSREKAAPLLARRIEGRPHADEPLILLGDFNATEGNPAVDYFVGKAVTLAGKKLAAWGTPLIDTYQLLHAGVKNRRTLHFWQGHRDGWAKVDHILVSRGATVEASDIKVERSREEQPSDHFPVWAKVRWE; encoded by the coding sequence ATGAAGTGGATCCTTCTCAGCGGCCTGCTTGCCACGCTCTCCACCTGCGATCGCGAGGCTCCACGAGCCCGGGCGGTCACGGAGGACGGCTCGCTTTCGCTGACCTTGGCCACCTTCAACATCCGCTACGAGAACCCGAGCGAAAGCGACTGGCGGGCATGGAGGAACCGCATCGGGCGATTGGTCAAATCCATCCGCTCCATGAACCCGGACGTCTTCGGCGTGCAGGAGTGCCTGCACGGCCAGGCCGCCGACCTGCGGGCCTCCCTGCCCGACTACGACTTCCACGGCGTGGGCCGCGATGATGGCAAACGCGGTGGCGAATACGCGGCGATCTTTTTCCGGAGCGACCGCTTCGAGAAAACCGACGGCGGCACCTTCTGGCTTTCCGACGAGCCGGAGAAGCCCGGCTCGATGAACTGGGGCAACACCTATCCGCGCACGGTCACCTGGGTGCGACTCGTCGACCGCAGCAGCGGACGCGGGTTTTGCGTCTTCAATACCCACTGGGACCACCGCAACCAGTACTCGCGCGAAAAGGCCGCGCCCCTGCTGGCCCGACGCATCGAAGGCCGGCCCCATGCGGACGAGCCTCTGATTCTGTTAGGCGACTTCAACGCGACCGAGGGCAATCCGGCGGTCGACTACTTTGTAGGCAAAGCCGTGACCCTGGCCGGCAAGAAACTGGCGGCATGGGGCACGCCCCTGATCGATACCTACCAACTCCTCCACGCCGGCGTGAAAAACCGCCGCACACTGCACTTCTGGCAAGGCCATCGCGATGGCTGGGCGAAGGTCGATCACATCCTCGTCAGCCGCGGCGCCACCGTGGAAGCGTCCGACATCAAGGTCGAGCGCTCCCGCGAGGAGCAGCCCTCCGATCACTTTCCCGTGTGGGCAAAGGTGAGATGGGAGTGA